A region of Marnyiella aurantia DNA encodes the following proteins:
- a CDS encoding alpha/beta hydrolase-fold protein, which translates to MTTAEHTDYYSHILGMSLKVEVTGHYGFPVIMFPTSRGSYTQNHDFKLNESIEALVSSGKVKLYNIQTLDSESLYDKTISPQERIRIYELWVQFMSQEFIPFIQKSHQTARVALAGASFGGYHAANLAFRFPDLVSHLFCLSGAFTIRNFMDGYNSDLVYFNCPREFVLNDEGWKYRHMHIVLSTSDQDICLDQTKEMSAILNQKGINHWYDEQKWISHDWPLWRMVFPTFAGRFFG; encoded by the coding sequence ATGACTACAGCTGAACATACCGATTATTACTCTCACATCTTGGGTATGAGCCTGAAAGTGGAGGTTACAGGACATTACGGGTTTCCCGTTATTATGTTTCCCACCTCCCGCGGATCATATACCCAGAATCATGATTTTAAGCTGAATGAAAGTATAGAGGCACTTGTAAGCAGCGGCAAAGTAAAACTCTACAATATTCAGACGCTGGATTCGGAAAGCCTGTATGACAAGACCATCAGTCCGCAGGAAAGAATCAGGATATATGAATTATGGGTTCAGTTTATGAGTCAGGAATTCATTCCCTTTATCCAGAAATCACATCAGACTGCACGTGTAGCACTGGCCGGCGCAAGTTTCGGCGGTTATCATGCTGCCAATCTGGCATTTCGCTTTCCGGACCTTGTTTCTCATCTTTTCTGCCTGAGCGGCGCTTTCACAATCAGGAATTTCATGGACGGATACAACAGCGACCTCGTATATTTTAACTGTCCGCGTGAGTTTGTACTTAACGATGAAGGCTGGAAATACAGGCATATGCATATTGTTTTAAGCACTTCGGATCAGGACATCTGTCTGGATCAGACAAAGGAAATGTCTGCCATATTAAACCAAAAAGGCATTAACCACTGGTACGACGAGCAAAAGTGGATCTCGCACGACTGGCCGCTTTGGCGCATGGTTTTTCCCACGTTTGCGGGAAGGTTTTTTGGATGA
- a CDS encoding ATP-grasp domain-containing protein, translating to MAKKVGILFGMEDTFPWEFINKVNELGKGEVIAEPVMIDKLEQGADYGYAVIIDRISQDVPFYRAYLKNAAVCGTYVINNPFWWSADEKFFNNALMSKIGVPLPKTVLLPSSDRPSETTETSFRNMKFPLDWEYIFDYVGFPCYMKPHDGGGWKNVYRCTDKEDLWQKLSETGELVMMVQEEIVFDDYYRVYCLGQKYVHIMPYEPRNPHHLRYATEHQTQGAQRKKLLKTITDLTLKMNKALGYDFNTVEFAVRDGIPYAIDFCNPAPDADRNSVGEENFAWIVEHAAKLAIEKANEYVPGKTNIAWGNFVKDGLGKK from the coding sequence ATGGCAAAAAAAGTAGGAATATTATTCGGGATGGAAGATACCTTTCCATGGGAATTCATCAATAAAGTAAATGAACTGGGCAAAGGTGAAGTTATCGCCGAACCCGTTATGATAGACAAGCTGGAGCAGGGCGCCGATTACGGTTATGCCGTCATAATCGACCGTATTTCTCAGGATGTCCCGTTCTACCGGGCATATTTGAAGAACGCCGCGGTTTGCGGCACGTACGTCATTAATAATCCGTTCTGGTGGAGTGCCGATGAGAAGTTCTTTAACAATGCACTTATGTCCAAGATTGGCGTACCGCTTCCTAAAACAGTACTCCTGCCGTCCAGCGACAGGCCGTCCGAAACCACAGAGACTTCTTTCCGGAATATGAAATTCCCGCTGGACTGGGAATACATATTTGACTATGTAGGTTTTCCATGCTATATGAAACCGCATGACGGTGGCGGCTGGAAAAACGTTTACCGCTGCACGGACAAGGAGGATCTTTGGCAAAAGCTAAGCGAAACCGGTGAACTTGTAATGATGGTACAGGAAGAGATCGTTTTTGATGATTATTACCGTGTGTACTGTCTGGGGCAGAAATACGTGCACATCATGCCTTATGAACCCCGCAATCCGCACCATTTGCGCTATGCTACCGAACATCAGACCCAGGGCGCGCAGCGCAAGAAACTTCTTAAGACCATAACCGATCTTACGCTGAAAATGAACAAAGCCCTGGGCTATGATTTCAACACGGTGGAGTTTGCAGTGCGCGACGGTATCCCTTACGCAATCGACTTCTGTAATCCAGCTCCCGATGCAGACCGCAATTCGGTGGGAGAAGAAAACTTCGCGTGGATCGTGGAGCATGCCGCAAAACTGGCCATTGAAAAGGCAAATGAATATGTGCCGGGCAAGACCAATATTGCCTGGGGCAATTTTGTTAAAGATGGGCTTGGTAAAAAATAA